Proteins encoded in a region of the Pigmentiphaga litoralis genome:
- a CDS encoding hydantoinase/oxoprolinase family protein: protein MSPPVSSRAGRPSADAATLRIAVDIGGTFTDLAAFNEAGDRLSFGKALSTYDDLVRGIQDTVEGAGVDFKDAFLFLHGSTVVINTLLERTGAQTALLITEGFRDIYEIGRINRPDAYNLYFDKHVPLVSRSLRYEVPERLLATGGTYKELDEDVVRDLAATLNDRGIDAVAILLLHSYRNPAHEKRVKDIVQEYLPHAFVTASHELTQEYREFERASTVAANAYVGPRVQTYLDALDGHLERKGFPGDFFAVQSTGGLFPVEDARRDCVRMLESGPAAGVIGTQAICAQIGLSNAIAFDMGGTTAKAGVILDGQPLTTGSALIGSYERALPIQIPMIDIFEVGTGGGSIAQVAKGSGLRVGPRSAGSFPGPVAYGRGGTEPTVTDANLVLGRLDPDHFLGGQMKLDQPAAEAAMQARIGDPLGLDAVEAADGILRIAATAMSYAVKGVTTERGLDAGSFAMVVYGGAGPLHASAIAREIGIRKVIIPFSPGHFSAYGMLFGDLRYDYVRSCFQRLQDMPFDHLENLYRELEEQGRVAVAASAVRPEAIVIQRYADMRYVGQEHAVTVELAPSIFQSNDRAAIKKAFDVVHQQRYGTSAPNEPAELVSVRATVVGAMRKPPRQTVEEGGAAPAGDALVRTKQVYFRDTHFVSTPVYDRNRLRAGNRISGPALIEEHASTTVLWPDDDLVVDAFGNLDITIGAAA from the coding sequence ATGAGTCCACCTGTTTCTTCCCGCGCCGGACGTCCGTCCGCCGATGCGGCAACGCTGCGGATTGCCGTCGATATCGGCGGGACCTTTACCGACCTGGCGGCATTCAACGAGGCGGGCGATCGCCTGTCGTTCGGCAAGGCGCTGTCCACGTACGACGACCTGGTGCGGGGCATCCAGGACACGGTCGAAGGAGCAGGCGTCGACTTCAAGGACGCCTTTCTGTTCCTGCATGGGTCCACGGTGGTGATCAACACCTTGCTGGAGCGCACGGGTGCGCAGACGGCGCTGCTGATCACGGAAGGCTTTCGCGACATTTACGAGATCGGCCGGATCAACCGGCCCGATGCCTACAACCTGTACTTCGACAAGCACGTGCCGCTGGTGTCGCGGTCGCTGCGTTACGAAGTGCCGGAACGTCTGCTGGCGACGGGGGGCACGTACAAGGAATTGGACGAAGACGTAGTGCGCGATCTGGCGGCCACGCTGAATGACCGTGGCATTGATGCGGTGGCCATTCTGCTGCTGCATTCCTATCGCAATCCGGCGCACGAAAAGCGGGTGAAGGACATCGTGCAGGAATATCTGCCGCATGCCTTCGTGACGGCATCGCACGAACTGACGCAGGAGTATCGCGAGTTCGAACGGGCATCGACCGTGGCGGCCAACGCCTATGTCGGGCCGCGCGTGCAGACCTATCTGGATGCGCTGGATGGGCATCTGGAACGCAAGGGTTTCCCGGGCGATTTCTTTGCCGTGCAGTCCACGGGTGGCCTGTTTCCGGTCGAGGACGCCCGGCGCGACTGCGTGCGGATGCTGGAATCCGGGCCGGCGGCGGGGGTCATCGGCACGCAGGCGATCTGCGCGCAGATCGGATTGAGCAACGCGATCGCGTTCGACATGGGCGGCACGACCGCCAAGGCCGGTGTGATCCTGGACGGCCAGCCGCTGACCACGGGCAGCGCGTTGATCGGCAGCTATGAACGCGCCTTGCCGATCCAGATTCCCATGATCGATATCTTTGAAGTGGGCACGGGCGGCGGCAGTATCGCGCAGGTGGCCAAGGGCAGTGGCCTGCGCGTCGGACCTCGCAGCGCCGGGTCGTTTCCCGGGCCGGTGGCGTATGGACGGGGCGGCACGGAGCCGACCGTGACCGACGCCAACCTGGTGCTTGGCCGGCTCGATCCCGATCACTTCCTGGGTGGGCAGATGAAGCTTGACCAGCCTGCGGCCGAAGCCGCGATGCAGGCCCGGATCGGGGACCCTCTGGGCCTGGACGCGGTGGAAGCGGCGGACGGCATTTTACGGATTGCGGCAACCGCCATGTCGTATGCCGTCAAGGGCGTGACCACCGAACGGGGGCTGGACGCCGGCAGTTTTGCCATGGTGGTGTATGGCGGCGCGGGGCCGCTGCACGCGTCGGCCATCGCCCGCGAGATCGGCATCCGCAAGGTCATCATTCCGTTTTCTCCCGGACACTTTTCGGCGTACGGCATGCTGTTTGGCGATCTGCGCTACGACTACGTCCGTTCATGTTTTCAGCGGCTGCAGGACATGCCTTTCGACCACCTGGAAAATCTGTATCGCGAGCTGGAAGAGCAGGGCCGCGTCGCGGTGGCCGCATCGGCCGTGCGGCCCGAGGCCATCGTGATCCAGCGTTACGCCGACATGCGCTATGTCGGGCAGGAACATGCGGTGACGGTGGAACTGGCGCCGTCGATCTTCCAGTCCAATGACCGCGCGGCGATCAAGAAGGCGTTCGACGTGGTGCACCAGCAGCGCTACGGCACATCGGCGCCGAACGAACCGGCGGAACTGGTCAGCGTCCGCGCCACCGTGGTGGGGGCGATGCGCAAGCCGCCCCGGCAGACGGTCGAGGAGGGCGGCGCCGCGCCGGCCGGTGATGCGCTTGTCAGGACCAAGCAGGTGTATTTCCGCGACACGCATTTCGTGTCGACCCCGGTGTACGACCGCAACCGCCTGCGTGCCGGCAACCGCATCAGCGGTCCGGCATTGATCGAAGAGCACGCGTCGACCACGGTGCTATGGCCGGACGACGACCTGGTCGTCGATGCGTTCGGCAATCTCGACATCACGATCGGAGCCGCAGCATGA
- a CDS encoding aromatic alcohol reductase — MPDTRSKSNATLVIGAGELGLSMLHALTAHPAVQNGSVSVLLRPGSTAPDTLRKMGVHIVHADLAGDTEDALASVFANFATVICCTGFVAGPGTQRKITSAVLKAGVDRYVPWQFGVDYDVVGRGSGQEVFDEQSDVRDLLRAQSRTHWVIVSTGMFTSFLFEPAFGVVDLQNGRVHALGSWDHRVTVTTPEDIGRLTVAILMHAPRIDNQVVFVAGDTVTYRELADKVDQHLGKPVERVLWGMDTLRAEVARHPDDGMRKYHLAFARPTGVAWDTSSTFNVEQGLEVTDVAAWLARQRGIAPD; from the coding sequence ATGCCCGACACAAGATCCAAGAGTAACGCCACGCTGGTCATCGGCGCGGGCGAACTCGGCCTGTCCATGCTGCACGCGCTGACCGCGCACCCCGCTGTGCAAAACGGGTCCGTCAGCGTACTGCTTCGTCCTGGCAGCACCGCGCCTGACACCCTGCGCAAGATGGGTGTCCACATCGTGCATGCCGACCTGGCTGGCGACACCGAAGACGCGCTCGCCTCGGTCTTTGCAAACTTCGCCACCGTGATCTGCTGCACCGGCTTTGTCGCAGGCCCCGGCACCCAACGCAAGATCACGTCGGCCGTACTGAAGGCCGGCGTCGACCGTTATGTGCCCTGGCAGTTCGGCGTCGACTACGACGTGGTCGGGCGTGGCAGCGGGCAAGAGGTGTTCGACGAACAGTCCGACGTGCGCGACCTGCTGCGCGCCCAGTCCCGCACGCACTGGGTCATCGTCTCCACCGGCATGTTCACCAGCTTCCTGTTCGAACCTGCGTTCGGCGTGGTCGATCTGCAAAACGGGCGTGTGCACGCGCTTGGGAGCTGGGACCACAGGGTGACCGTGACGACGCCGGAAGACATCGGCCGGCTGACGGTCGCGATCCTGATGCATGCACCGCGCATCGACAACCAGGTGGTGTTTGTGGCCGGGGACACCGTGACCTATCGCGAACTGGCGGACAAGGTCGACCAGCATCTGGGTAAGCCCGTTGAACGCGTGCTGTGGGGCATGGACACCCTGCGCGCAGAAGTGGCACGCCATCCGGACGACGGCATGCGCAAGTACCACCTGGCCTTCGCGCGGCCGACAGGCGTGGCCTGGGATACATCGAGCACGTTCAATGTTGAGCAGGGTCTGGAAGTGACCGATGTGGCGGCGTGGCTGGCACGGCAGCGGGGCATTGCGCCGGACTGA
- a CDS encoding winged helix-turn-helix transcriptional regulator has protein sequence MIPTDDTQFDEVMARSQAACDALTDEEDGLKREVLAQAGNRWSLAVVHALGVAGTLRHTELARQLDGVTQRMLTRTLRQLERDGLIARHDHKALPPRVDYTLTQAGRGLLMGMMPLWTWVIDNADVFRAARRAFDAKPAGETSRVHRINDPAARRQG, from the coding sequence GTGATACCGACTGACGACACCCAGTTTGACGAGGTGATGGCCCGATCGCAGGCGGCCTGCGATGCGCTGACGGATGAAGAGGATGGCCTGAAGCGCGAGGTGCTGGCGCAGGCCGGCAACCGGTGGTCGCTGGCGGTGGTGCATGCCCTGGGCGTGGCAGGCACGCTGCGCCACACCGAGCTGGCGCGGCAGCTGGATGGCGTCACACAGCGCATGCTGACGCGCACGTTGCGGCAGCTGGAGCGCGACGGCCTGATCGCGCGTCACGACCACAAGGCCCTGCCGCCGCGCGTGGACTACACGTTGACGCAGGCCGGCCGCGGATTGCTGATGGGCATGATGCCCCTATGGACGTGGGTGATCGATAACGCGGACGTGTTTCGCGCGGCACGCAGGGCATTCGATGCGAAGCCCGCGGGCGAGACGAGTCGCGTGCATCGGATCAACGACCCGGCTGCGCGCAGGCAGGGGTAA
- a CDS encoding quinone oxidoreductase family protein, with product MTSSRRVTLEAFGGPNVMQLQTVDLPPPGPGEVGIRNTVVGFNYIDVYQRKGVYPLPLPTGLGHEAAAVVEAVGEGVSDFAPGDRVVYMNAGVGAYADRRNVPANRLVVIPPAVTDEQAASLFFKGLTAQYLVKKTYPIQAGDIVLVHAAAGGVGQILCRWAKALGAFVIGTAGSPEKCEQARAAGCDVAIDYTNDDWPAQVVAASGGKKARVVYDSVGKDTFLKSLDCAAPFGMVVVFGAASGPIGPFDSELLNKKGCLFLTRPSVFPHNADVATFRANAKDLFDAIAAGHVDVTIGARFALNDVAKAHAAAEARSVKGAILIVP from the coding sequence ATGACTTCTTCCCGACGCGTAACCCTTGAAGCCTTTGGCGGCCCCAATGTCATGCAGCTGCAGACGGTCGACCTGCCGCCGCCCGGCCCGGGCGAAGTGGGGATCCGCAATACGGTTGTCGGTTTCAACTATATCGATGTCTACCAGCGCAAGGGCGTGTACCCGTTGCCCTTGCCGACGGGGCTGGGTCACGAAGCCGCCGCGGTCGTTGAAGCCGTCGGCGAGGGTGTCTCGGACTTTGCGCCCGGTGACCGTGTCGTCTACATGAACGCCGGCGTGGGCGCGTATGCGGATCGCCGTAATGTGCCGGCCAACCGGCTGGTGGTGATCCCGCCGGCCGTGACTGACGAACAGGCTGCGTCCTTGTTCTTCAAGGGATTGACGGCGCAGTACCTGGTCAAGAAAACGTATCCGATCCAGGCGGGCGACATCGTGTTGGTGCACGCAGCGGCCGGCGGCGTCGGGCAGATCCTGTGCCGGTGGGCCAAGGCGCTGGGTGCCTTTGTGATCGGCACGGCGGGGTCGCCGGAAAAATGCGAGCAGGCGCGTGCGGCGGGTTGTGACGTGGCCATCGATTACACGAACGACGATTGGCCGGCGCAGGTGGTGGCGGCGTCGGGCGGCAAGAAGGCGAGGGTGGTGTACGACTCGGTAGGCAAGGACACGTTCCTGAAATCGCTGGACTGCGCCGCGCCGTTCGGCATGGTGGTGGTGTTCGGGGCGGCATCCGGGCCGATCGGCCCGTTCGATTCCGAGTTGTTGAACAAGAAGGGCTGCCTGTTCCTGACCCGGCCGTCGGTGTTTCCGCACAATGCCGACGTCGCGACGTTCAGAGCCAATGCGAAGGACTTGTTCGATGCGATTGCCGCGGGTCATGTCGACGTGACGATCGGCGCGCGCTTCGCGCTGAATGACGTGGCCAAGGCGCATGCCGCTGCCGAGGCGCGGTCGGTCAAGGGTGCAATCCTGATCGTGCCCTGA
- a CDS encoding AraC family transcriptional regulator produces the protein MQTVSLFTDVLDRRDRADSWREFISSQIHRVSVDDLSESDFAAEILARSYRNASCASFWSKAHQVRSARETLGDTGLAGYLISYQLEGESHITQGDERFVLRPGEIAIIDGRRDMSVRFPGTVRRMVAKLPATTVERMMPALARRHSWHLKPAGTFASMLLALLTELASQETDLDDGEASLVADNIGNLLALCAGRSTLAGLDARTLQRDAILKHIRSHAADAGLTLDAVSAHLHLSRRLAQQLLKEAGTTYTDLLNDERLQRARASLMASPHGAVTDIAYACGFGDISHFNHVFKKKFGASPRQLRLAAQRPSVEP, from the coding sequence ATGCAAACCGTCAGTCTGTTCACCGATGTCCTGGATCGTCGCGATCGCGCCGATTCATGGCGCGAATTCATTTCCAGCCAGATTCATCGCGTGTCCGTCGACGACCTGTCGGAGTCGGATTTTGCCGCCGAGATCCTGGCTCGCAGTTATCGCAACGCCAGTTGCGCCAGCTTCTGGTCAAAGGCGCATCAGGTCCGGTCCGCGCGCGAAACCCTGGGCGACACTGGTCTGGCGGGATATCTGATCAGCTATCAATTGGAAGGTGAATCGCACATCACCCAGGGCGACGAGCGGTTCGTGCTCCGGCCGGGCGAAATTGCGATCATCGACGGGCGGCGCGACATGTCGGTCCGTTTTCCCGGCACGGTCAGGCGCATGGTGGCCAAACTGCCGGCCACCACCGTCGAACGGATGATGCCCGCGCTGGCGCGGCGGCACAGCTGGCATCTGAAGCCGGCCGGAACGTTTGCGTCGATGCTGCTGGCCCTGCTGACGGAACTGGCAAGCCAGGAAACCGATCTGGACGATGGCGAAGCCAGCCTGGTCGCGGACAACATCGGCAACCTGCTGGCGCTTTGTGCCGGGCGAAGCACGCTGGCGGGTCTGGATGCGCGCACGCTTCAGCGCGATGCCATCCTCAAGCACATCCGGTCTCACGCCGCCGACGCCGGCCTGACGCTGGACGCTGTCAGCGCGCACCTGCACCTGTCCCGCCGGCTTGCGCAGCAACTGTTGAAAGAGGCCGGCACGACCTATACCGACCTGCTGAATGACGAACGCCTGCAACGGGCCAGGGCATCGTTGATGGCGTCGCCGCACGGCGCCGTGACTGACATCGCCTATGCCTGCGGCTTTGGCGACATCTCGCACTTCAATCACGTGTTCAAGAAGAAATTCGGGGCGTCGCCAAGGCAGCTGCGGCTGGCCGCGCAACGCCCGTCCGTCGAACCGTAG
- a CDS encoding ABC transporter substrate-binding protein, translating into MTLASPAALAADPIKVGIALDISGPFAAIGTEARDGFNLAIDQLNGMLGGQKADFIQKDFAGVPDQALQVLDRFIKQDKITFFTGPIGSNSALAVGPVLFAAKIPYLSNNPGPSQFAGAQCNPFFFGAYQNDAFDEVAGLVANKRGYKNMVLLAPNYPAGKDHLAGFKRTYQAKVSDEIYTKVGQVDYSPEIAQIRTQKPDAVFIFLPGGMGINFIKQYVASGLKAIPILAPAFSADQDVIQAVGEPMLGLQNTTHWAHDLPVPANQKFVAAFKARYGGRYPTLYAAQAYDVIYAMDAAVRGVGGNVADKPALVQALERSDYASVRGKITLGKNHYPDQAYYLRVVDRDKNGTITNRLVEKIVDTQVDSYVGNCKM; encoded by the coding sequence ATGACGCTTGCGTCTCCCGCGGCGCTTGCCGCCGACCCCATCAAGGTAGGCATCGCTCTTGATATTTCCGGACCTTTCGCGGCGATCGGCACCGAAGCGCGCGACGGCTTCAACCTTGCCATCGACCAGCTCAACGGCATGCTGGGCGGTCAGAAAGCCGACTTCATCCAGAAGGATTTTGCGGGGGTGCCCGACCAGGCGTTGCAGGTGCTTGACCGCTTCATCAAGCAGGACAAGATCACCTTCTTTACCGGGCCGATCGGATCGAACAGCGCGCTGGCCGTTGGCCCGGTCCTGTTCGCGGCCAAGATTCCTTATCTCTCGAACAATCCGGGACCAAGCCAGTTCGCGGGTGCGCAGTGCAACCCCTTTTTTTTTGGGGCCTATCAGAACGACGCGTTCGATGAGGTGGCCGGACTGGTTGCCAACAAGCGCGGCTACAAGAACATGGTCTTGCTGGCGCCCAACTACCCAGCGGGCAAGGATCATCTGGCGGGTTTCAAACGCACCTACCAGGCCAAGGTATCGGATGAGATCTACACCAAGGTCGGGCAGGTCGACTACTCGCCCGAGATCGCGCAGATCCGGACGCAAAAACCCGACGCCGTCTTCATCTTCCTGCCAGGCGGGATGGGCATCAACTTCATCAAGCAATACGTGGCCAGCGGTCTCAAGGCGATCCCCATTCTGGCGCCGGCGTTCTCGGCGGACCAGGACGTGATCCAGGCGGTTGGCGAACCGATGCTGGGGCTGCAGAACACCACGCACTGGGCGCATGATCTGCCCGTGCCGGCGAACCAGAAGTTCGTGGCGGCGTTCAAGGCCAGATACGGCGGGCGCTACCCGACCTTGTATGCGGCGCAGGCGTATGACGTCATCTACGCCATGGATGCCGCGGTACGCGGCGTGGGCGGCAACGTGGCTGACAAGCCCGCACTGGTTCAGGCGCTGGAACGTTCGGACTACGCGTCGGTGCGCGGCAAGATCACCCTGGGCAAGAACCACTACCCGGATCAGGCGTACTACCTGCGCGTGGTCGATCGCGACAAGAATGGAACGATCACAAACCGGCTGGTGGAAAAGATCGTTGATACGCAAGTCGACAGCTACGTCGGAAACTGCAAAATGTGA
- a CDS encoding FAD-binding oxidoreductase produces the protein MSAPLNAFVKQVQLALGDKWVDQRPETLARYGEHTLPATPRLPSAVVFPGSTADVQAIVAAANDHAVPLYPISTGNNIGLGSRAPTAAGQVVVDLGYRMNRILEINDEYCYAEVEPGVSFQMLHDELSRRGDKLMISATSGPPHGGILGNALDRGAGYGPYFDHFGMLCGMEVVLGSGQVLRTGDGSLDTDNLLNWHVSKYSFGPALDGLFTQSNFGIVTRSGVWLMPRPPAARSFHFIFENDDDLAEIIDLCRPLKLSNFVPTLFRVTNDLYALGTEARNPEYLAGSRSAISDTARRDLQKAHGLGAWQVSGMFYGASDAAIEPQIQRVRAHFERSGNARFVDHDQAMDMPPLRVGIDAMTGRPGILELGMLQWRPGSGNSWFLPGTPMSGRHAIELDHLGRQIFARHGMDYIVMHVASARFARGLHVLVWNKDDADENARADACYRELTVEFAKRGVGVGRAPVDYQAMHMEQMMPALQDVCRGIKRALDPNNIIAPGKYGIL, from the coding sequence ATGAGCGCGCCATTGAACGCCTTCGTCAAACAGGTCCAACTCGCCCTTGGCGACAAATGGGTCGACCAGCGCCCGGAAACGCTGGCGCGGTATGGCGAACACACCTTGCCCGCCACGCCGCGATTGCCGTCAGCCGTGGTGTTTCCAGGCAGCACTGCCGATGTCCAGGCCATCGTGGCAGCGGCGAACGATCATGCCGTGCCGCTGTATCCGATCAGCACCGGCAACAACATCGGCCTGGGGTCGCGCGCACCCACGGCGGCGGGGCAGGTCGTGGTCGATCTGGGCTACCGGATGAATCGCATTCTTGAGATCAACGACGAGTATTGCTATGCCGAGGTCGAGCCGGGCGTCAGCTTCCAGATGCTGCACGACGAACTGAGCCGGCGCGGCGACAAGCTGATGATCTCGGCCACGTCGGGGCCGCCGCACGGTGGCATTCTGGGCAATGCGCTGGACCGGGGCGCGGGCTACGGGCCGTACTTCGACCACTTCGGCATGCTGTGCGGGATGGAAGTGGTGCTGGGTTCGGGGCAGGTGCTGCGCACCGGAGACGGCAGCCTGGATACCGACAATCTGTTGAACTGGCACGTCTCGAAATATTCGTTCGGGCCGGCGCTCGACGGGCTTTTTACACAGTCCAACTTCGGCATCGTGACGCGATCCGGCGTCTGGCTGATGCCACGCCCCCCGGCCGCGCGGTCCTTCCATTTCATCTTTGAGAACGACGACGATCTGGCGGAGATCATCGATCTGTGCCGGCCGCTGAAGCTGTCGAATTTCGTGCCGACGCTGTTCCGGGTCACCAATGATCTGTATGCCCTCGGGACGGAAGCGCGCAACCCCGAGTACCTGGCCGGGAGCAGATCAGCGATCTCGGACACGGCCCGCCGCGACCTGCAGAAGGCCCATGGACTGGGCGCGTGGCAGGTATCGGGCATGTTCTACGGCGCCTCGGATGCCGCGATCGAACCGCAGATCCAGCGTGTGCGCGCCCATTTCGAACGGTCGGGCAACGCACGGTTTGTCGATCATGACCAGGCGATGGACATGCCGCCGCTGCGGGTCGGCATCGACGCCATGACGGGCCGGCCGGGCATCCTGGAACTGGGCATGCTCCAGTGGCGCCCTGGCAGCGGCAATTCGTGGTTCCTGCCTGGCACGCCCATGTCGGGCCGGCACGCGATCGAACTGGATCACCTGGGCAGGCAGATCTTTGCAAGGCACGGCATGGACTACATCGTGATGCATGTGGCCAGCGCACGTTTTGCGCGGGGCTTGCATGTGCTGGTGTGGAACAAAGACGACGCCGACGAGAACGCCCGGGCCGATGCGTGCTACCGCGAACTGACGGTCGAATTCGCCAAGCGCGGGGTCGGCGTGGGCCGGGCGCCTGTCGACTACCAGGCCATGCACATGGAACAGATGATGCCCGCGCTTCAAGACGTGTGCCGGGGCATCAAGCGGGCGCTTGATCCCAACAACATCATTGCCCCCGGAAAGTACGGGATCCTTTGA
- the glcF gene encoding glycolate oxidase subunit GlcF: protein MLTHFSEAQLADPNVAEADRILKSCQHYGFCTSGCPTYVLLHDENDSPRGRIDLIKEMLESDAPPKASTVAHLDKCLSCMSCMTTCAVNVDYLHLADVARVHIDTHYRRPLADRLLRNALAFVLPRPKVFALALRLARGAAPFRRALPGKLQSAVDLLPASVPAAPPTAQRYPAIGARRARVALLAGCVQPVLAPWINASTIGLLTRLGCEVVVPPAAGCCGSLTLHMGKEALAQASARANVDAWIAEMDGEGLDAIVVNASGCGSTVKDYAHLLARDAERADAAKRVASIALDISEWLVKLDPPAPPEPLRYRVAYHDACSLRNVQRVTAQPRTLLRRAGFLVNDVPEAHFCCGSAGTYNLLQPEIARDLGMRKAGHIASTAPQIVAAGNIGCLTQIAQYCDTPIVHTVELLDWAYGGPRPHALAGIELTRMPDDATPTPAPDASAPSNPHEYPVTFQRSVSPPPAPADIGLW from the coding sequence ATGCTGACCCATTTTTCCGAAGCGCAACTGGCGGACCCGAATGTGGCGGAGGCGGACCGGATCCTCAAGTCCTGCCAGCACTACGGCTTCTGCACCTCGGGTTGCCCGACCTATGTGCTGCTTCATGACGAGAACGACTCGCCGCGGGGCCGGATCGACCTGATCAAGGAGATGCTCGAAAGCGACGCGCCGCCCAAGGCAAGCACCGTCGCGCATCTGGACAAGTGCCTGTCCTGCATGTCGTGCATGACCACGTGCGCGGTCAACGTCGATTACCTGCACCTGGCGGATGTGGCGCGGGTCCACATCGACACGCACTATCGCCGCCCGCTGGCCGACCGGCTGCTGCGCAACGCGCTGGCCTTCGTGCTGCCCCGTCCTAAGGTGTTTGCGCTTGCCCTGCGGCTGGCGCGCGGGGCGGCCCCATTTCGCCGCGCACTGCCCGGGAAGCTGCAATCGGCCGTCGACCTGCTTCCCGCGTCCGTGCCTGCAGCGCCGCCCACGGCGCAGCGCTACCCCGCCATCGGCGCGCGCCGCGCACGCGTGGCCTTGCTGGCGGGCTGCGTGCAGCCGGTGTTGGCGCCGTGGATCAACGCGTCGACCATCGGGTTGTTGACGCGTCTGGGGTGCGAGGTCGTTGTGCCGCCGGCGGCCGGGTGCTGCGGCTCGCTTACGCTGCATATGGGCAAGGAGGCTCTGGCCCAGGCGTCGGCGCGGGCCAATGTGGATGCGTGGATTGCCGAGATGGACGGCGAGGGCCTGGACGCCATCGTGGTCAATGCCTCGGGCTGTGGTTCCACGGTCAAGGACTATGCCCATCTGCTGGCCCGCGACGCTGAACGCGCCGACGCAGCGAAGCGAGTGGCGTCGATCGCGCTGGACATTTCCGAATGGCTGGTGAAGCTGGATCCGCCGGCGCCGCCCGAGCCGCTGCGCTATCGCGTTGCCTATCACGATGCCTGTTCGCTCAGGAATGTCCAGCGCGTTACCGCGCAGCCCCGAACCCTGCTGCGCCGCGCGGGCTTTCTGGTGAATGATGTGCCGGAGGCCCATTTCTGTTGCGGGTCGGCAGGCACCTACAACCTGCTGCAACCGGAGATCGCCCGCGACCTCGGCATGCGCAAGGCAGGGCACATTGCCAGCACGGCGCCGCAGATCGTTGCGGCCGGCAACATTGGCTGTCTGACCCAGATCGCCCAGTACTGCGACACGCCGATCGTACACACCGTCGAGCTTCTTGACTGGGCCTACGGCGGACCCCGGCCGCACGCGCTGGCCGGCATCGAATTGACGCGCATGCCTGACGACGCCACGCCGACCCCGGCCCCTGACGCGTCTGCCCCGTCGAACCCCCACGAGTATCCCGTCACGTTTCAACGATCCGTCTCGCCCCCTCCCGCGCCCGCCGATATCGGGCTTTGGTAA